From Paenibacillus sp. GP183, one genomic window encodes:
- a CDS encoding helix-turn-helix domain-containing protein has protein sequence MPKYSRLFRRFLFSYIVILAIPSIAGYMSYRTSIAVTESISIENNVTQLQKSQEILERRMVEVESFTRQLALNQDLSVLLNEKLVDEKTNVYGIWRISRDIMAYSQTNDFLKNFYIYLNNFNVIIMPGNTYFRPEHYYQTSYYSNLSLDEWKRTVLEKTHRSEIMPLSPFVNNGTQSSVITFMQSLPLDSFSDSSPATIVTIIDEQTINSVLSGLRTPNGGWTYISDAQGHTISLQGISQEEIDQLSADSRFAKDKVSQFYKDDLVIKIRSQSTGWVYSTGIPRQVLMENANKIKYITWSVTGVALLIGLFVGFMLSSRNTAPINRLISVVKEQFDKEAMERNEYDFLQGNISKMITNNKRLESELNRQLPLIRDTFYKRLIAGEYQSREEMISAAAQADTELNLNAGYTGILQINGYSGMDSVEILNELYAARLILKQILIDAGSHMHVHLTDLGSDRIVTIFTPKEKEEAEALGKEDIEQLLAMLAQLAFNEYRITITAAISDPFSSFMEVSRSYEQARQALEYAVYMNRTGIVWFSDTRIESNTYYYPIDVELRIISTIRAGDAAEAERIVQSLIEQNTENRELSMEMKHQLIGEVKGTLLKILDQKALMESTLFEEMKNRIIGIQESEAFELISREINEIIEVMCSLITIKKNDAHLKTVKQINEYIAEMYADRDLNLYRIAEKVERPEKYISQLYKEVTGTNLSDHLEKIRMDHAAILLKGNRYNVDEIASQVGYNSSHSFRRAFKRVMGIPPSSFRQSVED, from the coding sequence GTGCCTAAATATTCCAGGTTATTCCGAAGGTTTCTGTTCTCGTATATCGTTATTTTGGCCATTCCCAGCATAGCCGGCTATATGTCGTACCGTACTTCAATTGCCGTCACTGAGTCCATTTCCATTGAGAATAATGTGACTCAGCTTCAAAAGAGCCAAGAGATTCTGGAGCGCAGGATGGTCGAAGTTGAAAGCTTTACGAGACAGTTGGCTTTAAACCAGGACTTGAGTGTACTTCTAAACGAAAAGTTGGTAGATGAAAAGACAAATGTGTATGGGATCTGGAGAATATCGAGAGATATTATGGCTTACAGTCAAACCAATGACTTTTTGAAGAATTTTTATATTTATTTGAATAATTTCAACGTCATTATAATGCCAGGCAATACTTATTTTCGCCCTGAACATTATTATCAGACGTCATACTACAGCAATCTTTCATTGGACGAATGGAAACGGACCGTGTTGGAAAAAACACACAGAAGCGAAATCATGCCGCTCAGCCCATTTGTCAATAACGGAACGCAAAGCTCGGTCATCACCTTTATGCAATCTCTCCCCCTGGATAGCTTCAGTGACTCCTCACCGGCTACGATTGTTACGATTATTGATGAACAAACCATCAACAGTGTTTTATCCGGCTTAAGAACCCCCAATGGCGGCTGGACGTATATTAGCGACGCGCAAGGACATACCATTAGTTTACAAGGTATTAGTCAAGAAGAGATTGATCAATTATCCGCAGATAGCCGCTTCGCTAAAGACAAGGTCAGTCAATTTTATAAAGATGATCTCGTGATCAAGATTCGTTCTCAATCAACGGGTTGGGTATACAGTACTGGTATTCCAAGACAAGTTTTAATGGAGAATGCGAATAAAATCAAGTACATCACTTGGTCCGTGACCGGTGTTGCTCTGCTTATCGGGCTTTTTGTCGGTTTTATGCTTTCTTCCAGAAATACGGCCCCGATCAATAGGCTGATCAGTGTGGTGAAAGAGCAATTTGACAAGGAAGCCATGGAGCGCAATGAATATGACTTCTTGCAGGGGAATATTTCCAAAATGATTACGAACAACAAGCGCCTTGAATCCGAGTTGAATCGGCAGCTTCCATTGATTCGGGATACCTTCTACAAGCGACTGATTGCGGGAGAGTATCAATCGAGGGAAGAAATGATTTCTGCCGCCGCGCAGGCTGACACAGAGTTAAATCTGAATGCTGGATATACGGGGATTTTGCAAATTAATGGATACTCCGGCATGGATAGCGTTGAAATTCTCAACGAGCTTTATGCGGCCAGACTCATCCTGAAGCAAATATTAATCGATGCAGGCAGTCACATGCATGTCCATCTGACCGATTTGGGTTCAGATCGCATTGTAACCATATTTACGCCCAAAGAAAAGGAAGAAGCTGAGGCGCTTGGCAAGGAAGATATCGAGCAACTCTTGGCGATGCTCGCCCAACTTGCCTTTAACGAATACCGAATTACAATTACTGCGGCAATAAGCGATCCCTTTTCCTCTTTTATGGAGGTTAGCCGATCCTACGAACAAGCCAGACAAGCTTTGGAATACGCCGTATATATGAACAGAACAGGAATCGTTTGGTTCAGCGATACGCGAATAGAGAGCAACACTTACTATTATCCAATTGATGTGGAGCTGCGAATAATCAGCACAATCAGGGCAGGAGATGCGGCTGAAGCGGAACGAATCGTCCAATCTTTAATCGAACAAAATACGGAAAATCGTGAGCTTTCCATGGAAATGAAGCACCAGCTTATCGGAGAAGTGAAAGGAACGCTGCTCAAAATACTCGACCAGAAGGCTCTAATGGAGTCCACACTGTTTGAGGAAATGAAAAATCGGATCATCGGCATCCAGGAGAGTGAAGCCTTTGAACTGATTTCACGTGAAATCAATGAGATTATTGAAGTCATGTGTAGTCTCATAACGATTAAAAAGAACGATGCGCATCTGAAAACAGTGAAGCAAATTAATGAATATATCGCAGAAATGTATGCAGATCGAGATCTGAACTTATACCGAATTGCAGAGAAAGTAGAGCGTCCGGAAAAATACATCTCCCAGTTGTATAAAGAGGTTACGGGGACGAATTTATCCGACCATTTGGAAAAAATCAGAATGGACCACGCGGCGATTCTTTTAAAGGGGAACCGGTATAATGTCGACGAAATTGCTTCGCAAGTCGGATATAACAGTTCACATTCCTTCCGGAGGGCGTTTAAGCGAGTCATGGGAATACCTCCAAGCTCGTTCAGACAATCTGTAGAGGACTGA
- a CDS encoding ABC transporter permease subunit, protein MLIVPPVLYFVIFKYFPMLNAVLAFKDYNVMKGIWGSPWVGMKYFNLFFHNPVFKTLLKNTLFVSLYLLAVGIPIPILLALALNEVKNRHFKRTLQMVTYAPYFISTVVMVSIIMLFLAPKLGLVNKILGIFGIGSLNFMGDPDMFRSIYVWSDVWQTAGYSAVIYLAALAGIDPSLYEAAKVDGASRIQKMWNVDVPGILPAAVIILILNVGTVMAIGYEKVYLLQNPLNTSTSEIISTYVYKIGLLNANYSFATAVGLFNSCINLILLVLVNTIAKRLSNNSLW, encoded by the coding sequence TTGCTCATTGTTCCGCCGGTCCTTTATTTTGTTATTTTCAAATATTTTCCGATGCTGAATGCCGTGCTGGCCTTCAAGGACTACAATGTTATGAAAGGAATTTGGGGCAGTCCATGGGTCGGAATGAAGTATTTCAATTTATTCTTTCATAATCCGGTGTTCAAGACATTACTGAAGAACACGCTGTTTGTGTCCTTATATTTGCTGGCCGTCGGCATTCCGATTCCGATCCTTCTTGCGCTCGCGCTGAACGAAGTAAAGAACCGCCACTTCAAGCGTACCCTCCAGATGGTGACTTATGCACCTTATTTCATTTCCACCGTGGTCATGGTTTCCATTATCATGCTCTTCCTAGCGCCGAAACTGGGCCTCGTTAATAAAATTCTCGGTATTTTCGGGATCGGTTCCCTCAATTTTATGGGCGATCCGGATATGTTCCGGTCGATCTACGTTTGGTCCGACGTGTGGCAGACCGCCGGCTATTCCGCCGTTATTTATTTGGCGGCTCTGGCCGGGATCGATCCTTCTCTCTACGAAGCGGCCAAAGTCGACGGCGCCTCACGCATCCAGAAAATGTGGAACGTGGATGTTCCGGGGATCCTTCCTGCCGCGGTCATCATTCTGATTCTGAACGTCGGCACTGTCATGGCGATCGGCTACGAAAAAGTCTATTTGCTGCAAAATCCGCTCAACACGTCAACTTCCGAGATCATTTCCACCTACGTGTACAAAATCGGATTATTGAATGCCAACTACAGCTTTGCCACAGCGGTCGGATTATTCAATTCCTGCATCAATTTGATATTGCTGGTTCTCGTCAACACGATTGCCAAACGGCTATCCAACAACAGTCTTTGGTAA
- a CDS encoding carbohydrate ABC transporter permease, giving the protein MASMKQTVRESPGDRLFLGFIYLVLTIVLVVTLYPLIFIVSSSFSSPSAVSGGRVWLWPVEATLIGYKSAFLSSQIVTGFVNSLFYTVCGTAISVTLTTMIAYPLSRKTFFGRSGLMMFIVFTLLFSGGLIPTYMVVKAVGLIDTRWALLLPNAIWVWQVIIARTFFSISIPDELAEASEIDGCSDIRFVLSIVLPLSKAILAVLALQYSIGQWNAYFDALIYLKSDKLFPLQLFLRSILILNANTGTLDSGQIAEKQQLLSLMKYSLIVISSLPVLLIYPFVQRYFVQGILIGSVKG; this is encoded by the coding sequence ATGGCAAGCATGAAGCAAACCGTTCGCGAATCGCCCGGAGACCGGTTGTTTCTCGGATTCATTTACCTGGTCTTGACGATCGTATTGGTTGTTACGTTATATCCGCTTATTTTTATCGTGAGCTCTTCGTTCAGCAGCCCTTCCGCTGTATCGGGAGGCCGCGTATGGCTTTGGCCGGTCGAGGCGACTCTGATCGGCTACAAGTCAGCTTTTCTTAGCAGTCAGATTGTAACCGGCTTCGTGAATTCGTTATTCTATACGGTGTGCGGTACGGCAATCAGTGTCACCTTGACCACGATGATCGCTTATCCTTTATCCCGCAAAACGTTTTTCGGACGCAGCGGGCTAATGATGTTCATCGTATTTACTTTGCTGTTCTCGGGCGGACTGATTCCGACCTACATGGTGGTGAAAGCCGTCGGCTTGATCGATACGCGCTGGGCGCTGCTGCTTCCCAACGCCATCTGGGTGTGGCAGGTTATCATCGCCCGCACCTTCTTCTCCATATCGATTCCCGATGAGCTTGCGGAAGCCAGCGAGATCGACGGTTGCAGCGATATCCGTTTCGTGCTGAGCATCGTGCTCCCGCTGTCCAAGGCGATTCTCGCGGTATTGGCATTGCAGTATTCCATAGGCCAATGGAACGCTTATTTCGATGCCCTTATCTATTTGAAATCCGACAAGCTGTTTCCGCTGCAGCTGTTCCTCAGATCGATTCTAATTCTAAACGCGAATACCGGCACATTAGACTCGGGGCAAATTGCCGAGAAGCAGCAGCTGCTGAGCCTGATGAAATATTCGCTCATCGTCATATCGAGTTTGCCGGTGCTTCTCATTTATCCGTTTGTTCAGCGCTACTTCGTGCAAGGGATACTGATCGGTTCCGTTAAAGGGTAA